From one Amycolatopsis sp. FDAARGOS 1241 genomic stretch:
- the proC gene encoding pyrroline-5-carboxylate reductase, whose product MTKLAIIGGGNMGEALLAGMLAGPEPTFTPSDVVVVELAEERAAYLRERYGVATAAAGPAIRSAGTVLLTVKPYHVDDLFAAVADDVHDDQLFVSAVGGVRIARLEALLPGKPAVVRCMPNTPVSVGRGLVAISAGTYAGDAELDRAQAMFEPVGKVVRVEESRMDAITALSGSGPAYYFFLTEALIEAGILLGLPRPLAEELVKTNAAGAAEMLQQPGADPVRMRAAVTSPGGATIAAIRQFEERGVRAAVMTAIEAARDRAGEMGR is encoded by the coding sequence ATGACGAAACTGGCCATCATCGGCGGCGGCAACATGGGCGAAGCGCTGCTCGCCGGCATGCTCGCCGGCCCGGAACCGACGTTCACGCCCTCCGATGTCGTCGTGGTCGAGCTCGCCGAGGAGCGCGCCGCGTACCTGCGTGAGCGGTACGGCGTCGCCACGGCCGCGGCGGGTCCGGCGATCCGCTCGGCGGGCACCGTGCTGCTGACGGTCAAGCCGTACCACGTCGACGACCTGTTCGCTGCTGTCGCGGACGACGTACACGACGACCAGCTGTTCGTCTCCGCCGTCGGCGGTGTGCGCATCGCGCGGCTCGAGGCACTGCTGCCGGGCAAGCCCGCGGTGGTGCGCTGCATGCCAAACACGCCCGTGTCGGTCGGCCGTGGTCTGGTCGCGATCAGCGCGGGCACCTACGCGGGCGACGCCGAACTCGACCGCGCGCAGGCGATGTTCGAGCCCGTCGGCAAGGTCGTGCGGGTCGAGGAGAGCCGGATGGACGCGATCACCGCGCTGTCGGGCAGTGGTCCCGCGTACTACTTCTTCCTCACCGAAGCGCTGATCGAAGCCGGGATCCTGCTGGGCCTGCCGCGGCCGCTGGCCGAAGAGCTGGTGAAGACGAACGCGGCCGGCGCCGCCGAGATGCTGCAGCAGCCCGGCGCCGATCCGGTGCGGATGCGCGCCGCCGTGACGAGTCCGGGCGGCGCGACCATCGCGGCGATCCGGCAGTTCGAAGAGCGCGGCGTACGCGCGGCGGTGATGACGGCCATCGAGGCCGCGCGGGACCGGGCGGGCGAAATGGGCCGTTAG
- a CDS encoding aspartate ammonia-lyase, which translates to MTTTRTERDLIGELAVPAGAYYGVHTRRATANFPISGLPLATHPELVVALARVKHAAALANRDVGLLPAGKTEAIVAACKEIEAGRLHEEFPVDVIQGGAGTSSNMNVNEVVANRALELLGRPRGDYAHLHPIDDVNLGQSTNDVYPTAVKLAVHAAATELLGAMAELRAALHAKGREFAGVVKIGRTQLQDAVPMTLGQEFTAFAVTLGEDEQRLAEALTLLTEINLGGTAIGTGLNAHPDYARLACAHLARLTGLPLVTAGDLVEATADVGVFVQLSGVLKRVAVKLSKTCNDLRLLSSGPQAGLNEIRLPKVQAGSSIMPGKVNPVIPEVVNQIAFEVIGNDTTVTLAAEAGQLQLNAFEPIIAHSLLKSLRHLRTGARTLARRCVTGITANTEQLRRRVFESIGLVTALNPVIGYEAASALAKRASVTGRSIHELVVEDGLLTAEQLDTLLGLPSPTP; encoded by the coding sequence ATGACCACCACCCGCACCGAACGCGACCTGATCGGCGAGCTCGCCGTCCCGGCCGGGGCGTACTACGGCGTGCACACCCGCCGTGCCACGGCCAACTTCCCCATCAGCGGCCTGCCGCTGGCCACCCACCCCGAGCTCGTGGTCGCGCTCGCCCGCGTGAAGCACGCGGCCGCGCTGGCCAACCGCGACGTCGGCCTGCTGCCCGCGGGCAAGACGGAGGCGATCGTCGCCGCGTGCAAGGAGATCGAGGCCGGCCGGCTGCACGAGGAGTTCCCCGTCGACGTGATCCAGGGCGGTGCCGGCACGTCGTCGAACATGAACGTCAACGAAGTCGTGGCCAACCGTGCGCTGGAGCTGCTCGGCCGGCCGCGCGGGGACTACGCGCACCTGCACCCGATCGACGACGTGAACCTCGGCCAGTCGACCAACGACGTCTACCCCACCGCGGTCAAGCTCGCGGTGCACGCGGCCGCCACCGAACTGCTCGGCGCGATGGCCGAGCTGCGCGCCGCGCTGCACGCCAAGGGCCGAGAGTTCGCCGGGGTGGTGAAGATCGGGCGCACGCAGCTGCAGGACGCCGTGCCGATGACACTCGGCCAGGAATTCACCGCGTTCGCCGTGACGCTGGGCGAAGACGAGCAGCGGCTCGCCGAAGCGCTCACGCTGCTCACCGAGATCAACCTCGGCGGCACCGCGATCGGCACGGGCCTCAACGCGCACCCCGACTACGCGCGGCTCGCGTGCGCGCACCTCGCCCGGCTCACCGGGCTGCCGCTCGTGACCGCGGGCGACCTCGTGGAGGCGACGGCGGACGTCGGGGTGTTCGTGCAGCTGTCCGGCGTGCTCAAGCGCGTCGCGGTGAAGCTTTCGAAGACCTGCAACGACTTGCGGCTGCTCTCGTCGGGCCCGCAGGCCGGGCTGAACGAGATCCGGCTGCCGAAGGTGCAGGCCGGGTCGAGCATCATGCCGGGCAAGGTCAACCCGGTGATCCCCGAGGTCGTCAACCAGATCGCGTTCGAGGTGATCGGCAACGACACCACGGTGACGCTGGCGGCCGAGGCGGGGCAGTTGCAGCTCAACGCGTTCGAGCCGATCATCGCCCACTCGCTGCTGAAGTCCCTGCGCCACCTGCGCACCGGCGCCCGCACGCTGGCCCGCCGCTGCGTCACCGGGATCACCGCCAACACCGAGCAGCTGCGCCGCCGGGTCTTCGAGTCGATCGGGCTCGTGACCGCGCTGAATCCCGTGATCGGCTACGAAGCGGCGAGCGCGCTGGCGAAGCGGGCGTCGGTCACCGGCCGGTCGATCCACGAGCTCGTCGTCGAGGACGGCCTGCTCACCGCGGAGCAGCTCGACACGCTGCTGGGCCTGCCGTCGCCGACACCGTGA
- a CDS encoding Zn-dependent hydrolase, whose product MTASTVDFRLRADETRLARWLDEFAALSEPDSGPGVTRLAHTPLERRAHARFAEHGTALGLTVHTDAAGNTIAELPGTAPGAPALGTGSHLDSVPNAGAFDGIAGVVAAMETARLYTEHDVRPAHPVRFVVFAAEEGARFGQACTGSRIAAGLTGAADLDTKADADGVTLAEAMRSVGLDPAGAASARWQPADWAAFLELHIEQGSVLESTGLPLGVVDLISGSTRFRLDLTGRASHTGGTPMHQRADTLAAAAEIVLLVESIATDSRHHGTRATVGRLDSAPGSITTIAGRAQLHVDVRDVDGDRQRLTAAEIVERAGAIAARRGVGFSAHALADASPVLLPRRVTDVVAATCAELGYAHRVLPSGASHDAQMVNHVTPTGMIFVPSRDGVSHSPDEWTDVADLARGTEVLAHSLLALDSAFPVPGSEDA is encoded by the coding sequence ATGACCGCGTCCACGGTGGACTTCCGGTTGCGCGCCGACGAAACCCGGCTCGCCCGGTGGCTGGACGAATTCGCCGCACTGTCCGAACCGGACTCCGGCCCGGGCGTGACGCGGCTCGCGCACACCCCGCTCGAGCGGCGCGCGCACGCGCGCTTCGCCGAGCACGGCACAGCATTGGGCCTGACCGTGCACACGGACGCCGCGGGCAACACGATCGCCGAACTCCCCGGCACGGCGCCGGGGGCGCCCGCGCTCGGCACGGGTTCGCACCTGGACAGCGTCCCGAACGCCGGCGCGTTCGACGGCATCGCCGGCGTGGTCGCCGCGATGGAGACGGCACGGCTCTACACCGAGCACGACGTGCGCCCGGCCCACCCCGTGCGGTTCGTCGTGTTCGCCGCCGAGGAGGGCGCGCGGTTCGGCCAGGCCTGCACCGGCAGCCGCATCGCGGCCGGCCTCACGGGCGCCGCCGATCTCGACACGAAAGCCGACGCCGACGGCGTGACCCTGGCGGAGGCGATGCGCTCGGTCGGACTCGATCCCGCGGGCGCGGCGAGCGCGCGCTGGCAGCCGGCGGACTGGGCGGCCTTCCTGGAGCTGCACATCGAGCAGGGCAGTGTGCTCGAGTCGACCGGCCTCCCGCTCGGCGTCGTCGACCTCATTTCCGGCAGCACCCGCTTCCGGCTCGACCTCACCGGCCGCGCCTCGCACACCGGCGGCACCCCGATGCACCAGCGCGCCGACACGCTCGCGGCGGCGGCGGAGATCGTGCTGCTGGTCGAGTCGATCGCCACCGACAGCCGCCACCACGGCACGCGGGCGACCGTCGGCCGCCTCGACTCGGCGCCCGGTTCCATCACGACGATCGCCGGGCGGGCACAGCTGCACGTCGACGTCCGCGATGTCGACGGCGACCGCCAGCGCCTCACCGCAGCGGAGATCGTCGAACGCGCGGGCGCCATCGCCGCGCGCCGGGGCGTCGGGTTCAGCGCCCACGCGCTGGCCGACGCGTCCCCCGTGCTGCTACCGCGGCGCGTCACCGACGTCGTCGCGGCCACCTGTGCCGAACTCGGGTACGCGCACCGGGTCCTGCCCAGCGGCGCGAGCCACGACGCGCAGATGGTCAACCACGTCACGCCGACCGGCATGATCTTCGTGCCCAGCCGCGACGGGGTGAGCCACAGCCCCGACGAATGGACCGACGTCGCCGACCTCGCCCGCGGCACCGAGGTGCTCGCCCACAGCCTGCTCGCGCTCGACAGCGCTTTCCCCGTCCCGGGTTCGGAGGACGCATGA
- a CDS encoding three-helix bundle dimerization domain-containing protein: MYLEARLSSDFAAVGAASVHELVERERARFREARIQAFVPILVERAVRAALGNRPLA; the protein is encoded by the coding sequence GTGTACCTGGAAGCTCGCCTCAGCAGCGACTTCGCGGCCGTGGGCGCGGCGTCGGTGCACGAACTCGTGGAACGCGAGCGCGCGCGGTTCCGCGAGGCGCGGATCCAGGCGTTCGTGCCGATCCTCGTCGAGCGCGCCGTACGGGCGGCGCTGGGGAACCGGCCACTCGCCTGA
- a CDS encoding MurR/RpiR family transcriptional regulator encodes MTARDEKADPLSARVAERFAELSPAEQRVADYLMRHQQAILLSTAGDLGTLSGTSDATVVRAVKALGYSGLPELKREVGKQVVGDTNPATRLRERIEQAGGDPAALLDQVLTESVERLTETRRLLTTPEFAAAVDLLDDAEEVLGYGLGPSELPMQYLVTRLHRLGRRAWSTSATGFRLADDLVRLTAGDLVVLNVPDRVLHDIKTLVEHAREIGARVLLITNSTRPALAGRVDVTLTAVQSLSGLSHDGLGASLVVDCLLAGLARKDPAAVSQRTDLLVALRTALVPRDLRPRRPGRP; translated from the coding sequence GTGACCGCCCGTGACGAGAAGGCCGATCCACTCAGCGCCCGCGTGGCCGAGCGGTTCGCCGAGCTGTCCCCCGCCGAGCAGCGGGTGGCGGACTACCTGATGCGCCACCAGCAGGCGATCCTGCTCTCCACCGCCGGCGACCTCGGCACGCTCAGCGGCACGAGTGACGCGACCGTGGTGCGCGCGGTGAAAGCGCTCGGCTACTCCGGCCTGCCCGAGCTCAAGCGCGAGGTCGGCAAGCAGGTCGTCGGCGACACCAACCCCGCGACGAGGCTGCGGGAGCGCATCGAGCAGGCCGGTGGCGACCCGGCCGCCCTGCTCGACCAGGTCCTCACCGAGTCGGTCGAGCGGCTCACCGAGACCCGCCGGCTGCTCACCACGCCCGAGTTCGCCGCCGCCGTGGACCTGCTCGACGATGCCGAAGAGGTGCTCGGGTACGGCCTCGGCCCGTCCGAGTTGCCGATGCAGTACCTCGTGACCCGGCTGCACCGGCTCGGCCGGCGCGCGTGGAGCACGTCGGCCACCGGGTTCCGGCTCGCGGACGACCTGGTGCGGCTCACGGCGGGCGACCTCGTGGTGCTGAACGTGCCCGATCGCGTGCTGCACGACATCAAGACGCTCGTCGAGCACGCGCGTGAAATCGGCGCGCGCGTGCTGCTGATCACCAACTCGACCCGGCCCGCGCTCGCCGGCCGGGTCGACGTGACGCTCACCGCCGTGCAATCCCTCAGCGGCCTGTCCCACGACGGCCTGGGCGCTTCGCTCGTCGTCGACTGCCTGCTGGCCGGGCTGGCGCGCAAGGACCCAGCGGCCGTCTCGCAGCGGACGGACCTGCTCGTGGCCCTGCGCACCGCCCTCGTGCCGCGGGACCTGCGCCCGCGGCGGCCCGGCCGGCCCTAA
- a CDS encoding proline racemase family protein: protein MSVTDYHTAGEPFRIVTAGAPEIPGATVLERREAARSTPAIDAVRELLVNEPRGHAAMYGCFLVPPETPGSLFGVLFWHREGYSTACGHGTIALGAWAVRTGRVEAVRDGVTEVPMDVPSGRVVAAVTSEGGEVRKVAFRNVDASVLGRDIEVATKLGPVKVDLAYGGAIYACVPASAVGLAVLPEHHTDLVAAGREIKAALSGTEWARHTDSRLSGVYGVIFHDDLGDTGHGPHQRNVTVFADGQVDRSPCGSGTSARLALLAAEGRLREGDVLTHDSIIGTTFAGRILATRENGSVVTEIEGTAHRTGESVFTLDPEDELGTGFTLR from the coding sequence GTGAGCGTCACCGACTACCACACGGCGGGAGAACCCTTCCGCATCGTCACGGCCGGGGCCCCGGAGATCCCCGGCGCCACCGTGCTCGAGCGGCGCGAGGCGGCCCGTTCCACGCCGGCCATCGACGCGGTGCGCGAGCTGCTCGTGAACGAACCGCGCGGGCACGCGGCGATGTACGGCTGCTTCCTCGTGCCGCCGGAAACTCCGGGCTCGCTCTTCGGCGTGCTGTTCTGGCACCGCGAGGGTTACTCGACCGCCTGCGGTCACGGCACGATCGCGCTCGGCGCGTGGGCCGTGCGCACCGGTCGCGTCGAGGCCGTGCGCGACGGCGTCACGGAGGTGCCGATGGACGTGCCCTCGGGCCGCGTCGTCGCCGCGGTGACGAGCGAGGGCGGTGAGGTGCGGAAGGTGGCCTTCCGCAACGTCGATGCGTCCGTGCTCGGCCGCGACATCGAGGTGGCCACGAAACTCGGGCCCGTGAAGGTGGACCTCGCCTACGGCGGCGCGATCTACGCGTGCGTCCCGGCTTCCGCGGTCGGGCTGGCCGTGCTGCCCGAGCACCACACCGACCTCGTCGCCGCCGGCCGCGAGATCAAGGCCGCGCTGAGCGGCACCGAGTGGGCGCGCCACACCGACAGCCGGCTCAGCGGTGTCTACGGCGTCATCTTCCACGACGACCTCGGCGACACCGGGCACGGCCCCCACCAGCGCAACGTGACGGTCTTCGCCGACGGTCAAGTCGACCGTTCCCCTTGCGGCTCCGGCACTTCCGCGCGCCTCGCGCTGCTCGCCGCCGAGGGCCGGCTGCGCGAGGGCGACGTCCTCACCCACGACTCGATCATCGGCACGACCTTCGCCGGCCGCATCCTCGCGACGCGGGAGAACGGCAGCGTCGTGACGGAGATCGAAGGCACCGCACACCGCACGGGCGAGAGCGTGTTCACCCTCGACCCGGAAGACGAATTGGGAACGGGGTTCACACTGCGATGA
- a CDS encoding MarR family winged helix-turn-helix transcriptional regulator: protein MDTGSDRRADAESPERPLGEAPLYLLRHALRSYTAAWQETVRELTPPQYAALRALRASPGLDQAALAETTGTDPATLTPLLARLEERGYVARRIDPANRRRKLLRITDDGVRVLRRVAPLVATTEETVLGGLTDEQRTTFTDVLRRIARR, encoded by the coding sequence ATGGACACCGGATCGGACCGGCGCGCGGACGCCGAGAGCCCCGAGCGGCCACTGGGCGAGGCGCCGCTCTACCTGCTGCGGCACGCATTGCGCAGCTACACGGCGGCGTGGCAGGAAACCGTCCGCGAGCTGACTCCGCCGCAGTACGCCGCGTTGCGGGCGTTGCGCGCCTCCCCCGGCCTCGACCAGGCCGCGCTCGCCGAGACCACCGGCACGGATCCGGCCACGCTCACCCCACTGCTCGCCCGCCTCGAAGAACGCGGGTACGTCGCGCGGCGCATCGACCCGGCCAATCGCCGGCGCAAGCTGCTGCGCATCACCGACGACGGCGTCCGGGTGCTGCGCCGCGTCGCGCCGCTGGTGGCGACGACCGAGGAAACGGTGCTGGGCGGGCTCACCGACGAGCAGCGCACGACATTCACCGACGTCCTGCGCCGGATCGCGCGGCGCTGA
- a CDS encoding carboxypeptidase-like regulatory domain-containing protein: MATIARHRWWWQPLGISLLLVLVFIGLYVGFQRSPQPYQVPVAVAGGQLRDELAGAAGQAVDVVPVADRAAGDTLLHHGDAVAILTSQAGHLQLDVAGASGATTVSAAEKLVTAFAQHTGQHLVITDVLPLSAFDSKGMSGFYVAFGVTLASFALAQNLLAAARRIQLRHRMAALAGFAVLSGVVAATLAGPVFGALPAPFVPLALTLGLLSASTALATKALGTWFGALGIPLSTLLLITVGNSTSGGVLGVNLLPEPARWVSAVLPPGAAVRALADLAYFHGAHLLVPVLTLVAWSLGAALLIHVRERGRTPRTLPRPVGSLDGRVSTPAVVVVTDSLGAVAARAETDSHGRFHLTGLTPGEVTLTAVAEGFRPETRALTVAAGTTAAADLTLVAAPRPAEPAVVPAYSPTA, translated from the coding sequence ATGGCCACGATCGCCCGCCACCGCTGGTGGTGGCAGCCGCTGGGGATTTCCCTGCTGCTGGTGCTGGTGTTCATCGGGCTCTACGTCGGGTTCCAGCGGAGCCCGCAGCCCTACCAGGTGCCCGTCGCGGTGGCCGGCGGGCAGCTGCGGGACGAGCTGGCGGGAGCGGCCGGGCAGGCCGTCGACGTCGTGCCCGTGGCCGACCGGGCGGCCGGCGACACGCTGCTGCACCACGGCGACGCCGTCGCAATCCTGACGAGCCAGGCCGGGCACCTGCAGCTGGACGTGGCCGGCGCAAGCGGCGCGACGACGGTCTCGGCCGCCGAGAAGCTGGTGACCGCGTTCGCGCAGCACACGGGGCAGCATCTGGTGATCACGGACGTGCTGCCGCTGTCGGCGTTCGACAGCAAGGGCATGTCGGGCTTCTACGTGGCGTTCGGCGTGACGCTGGCGTCGTTCGCGCTGGCGCAGAACCTGCTCGCGGCCGCGCGGCGGATCCAGCTACGCCACCGCATGGCGGCGCTGGCGGGCTTCGCGGTGCTGTCGGGCGTCGTCGCGGCGACGCTGGCCGGACCCGTGTTCGGCGCGCTGCCCGCCCCGTTCGTGCCGCTGGCCTTGACGCTGGGCCTGCTGTCCGCGTCGACCGCGCTCGCGACGAAGGCCCTGGGCACGTGGTTCGGCGCGCTCGGCATCCCGCTGTCCACGCTGCTGCTGATCACCGTCGGCAACTCGACGAGCGGCGGGGTGCTGGGGGTGAACCTGCTGCCCGAGCCGGCGCGGTGGGTGTCGGCCGTGCTGCCGCCGGGCGCGGCGGTGCGCGCGCTCGCGGACCTGGCCTACTTCCACGGTGCGCACCTGCTGGTGCCGGTCCTCACGCTCGTCGCGTGGTCGCTCGGTGCCGCCCTGCTGATCCACGTGCGGGAGCGCGGCCGCACACCGCGCACCCTGCCGCGGCCCGTCGGCAGCCTCGATGGCCGCGTGAGCACCCCGGCGGTCGTCGTGGTGACGGACTCGCTCGGCGCCGTCGCGGCCCGCGCCGAAACCGACTCGCACGGCCGGTTCCACCTGACCGGCCTGACGCCGGGCGAGGTGACGCTGACCGCCGTCGCCGAGGGGTTCCGGCCGGAAACGCGGGCGCTGACCGTCGCGGCGGGCACCACCGCCGCGGCCGATCTGACCCTCGTGGCGGCGCCGCGCCCCGCCGAGCCGGCGGTGGTCCCCGCGTACTCCCCCACCGCATGA
- a CDS encoding dihydroorotate oxidase electron transfer subunit — MTTAVRAVRDHVTPLPATGADGPAPTWHHAEVLEHRPEADRYQYLRLHAPTIARTAAAGQFVMLTAARHRERGPVLPRPMAIYRRDAEAGTIEVVYGVVGDGTRKLTTFTAGEAMLVVGPLGRGFAVPADTERVLLVGRGIGTCSLTTVAQDLAGTATGVVAVASGRTPEAVIGAEFYRDCGAEQVLTVTDAEGTSGVEHLRRLLTSTLDEAPPRRILTCGSDRLAWLCGELADRWDAEVQVSLEAHMACGLGYCHGCATGTRSGPEESPLICKDGPVFRLEGTR; from the coding sequence ATGACCACCGCAGTGCGCGCCGTGCGCGACCACGTGACGCCGCTCCCCGCGACCGGCGCCGACGGGCCGGCCCCGACGTGGCACCACGCCGAAGTGCTGGAGCACCGCCCGGAAGCCGACCGCTACCAGTACCTGCGGCTGCACGCCCCGACCATCGCCCGCACCGCGGCCGCGGGCCAGTTCGTGATGCTCACCGCCGCGCGCCACCGCGAACGCGGGCCCGTGCTGCCGCGGCCGATGGCGATCTACCGACGCGACGCGGAGGCGGGCACCATCGAGGTCGTCTACGGCGTGGTCGGTGACGGCACGCGCAAGCTCACCACGTTCACCGCGGGCGAGGCGATGCTCGTGGTCGGTCCGCTCGGGCGCGGGTTCGCCGTGCCGGCGGACACCGAGCGCGTGCTGCTCGTCGGGCGGGGCATCGGCACGTGTTCACTCACGACCGTGGCGCAGGACCTCGCCGGGACCGCGACGGGGGTGGTCGCCGTCGCCAGCGGGCGCACCCCGGAAGCGGTGATCGGCGCGGAGTTCTACCGCGACTGCGGCGCCGAACAGGTGCTCACCGTGACCGACGCCGAAGGCACCAGTGGCGTCGAGCACCTGCGCCGGCTCCTGACGTCCACTTTGGACGAAGCGCCGCCGCGGCGGATCCTGACCTGCGGGTCCGACCGGCTGGCCTGGCTGTGCGGCGAGCTGGCCGACCGCTGGGACGCCGAAGTGCAGGTGTCGCTGGAAGCGCACATGGCGTGTGGACTGGGGTACTGCCACGGCTGCGCCACCGGCACGCGCAGCGGGCCCGAGGAGTCGCCGCTCATCTGCAAGGACGGCCCCGTCTTCCGGCTCGAGGGCACGCGATGA
- a CDS encoding IclR family transcriptional regulator produces MQVVIRALSVLRALAAKGKGATLQELHEELDIPVGSAHRVLTTLMEENFVTRSPTNKRYFLGPAARQLGEPAQQRTALLASPHQAVVDAAEGSGETVFLTELIGARAVCVALVEGRHPLRLFVRIGQEMPLHAAASSRSLLAYLPEAAARRVLETQPLDAFTPDTPTTVDELVEHLALVRARGYDICDDELDRGVWAVAAPVFTSTGAVAASVTLAAAGGRMRERDARAAATDAVLTAARELSAELGFTGGEVTTATGGAARSAR; encoded by the coding sequence ATGCAGGTCGTCATCCGCGCCTTGTCCGTGCTTCGCGCGCTCGCGGCGAAGGGCAAGGGCGCCACGCTCCAGGAGCTGCACGAAGAGCTCGACATCCCGGTGGGCAGCGCGCACCGGGTGCTCACCACGTTGATGGAGGAGAACTTCGTGACCCGCTCCCCCACCAACAAGCGCTACTTCCTCGGCCCGGCCGCGCGCCAGCTGGGCGAACCGGCCCAGCAGCGCACGGCCCTGCTGGCCAGCCCGCACCAGGCGGTGGTCGACGCCGCCGAGGGCAGCGGCGAGACGGTGTTCCTCACCGAACTGATCGGCGCCCGCGCGGTGTGCGTGGCGCTCGTGGAGGGACGGCACCCGCTGCGGCTGTTCGTGCGCATCGGCCAGGAGATGCCGCTGCACGCCGCCGCGTCGAGCCGCAGCCTGCTGGCCTACCTGCCCGAGGCCGCGGCCCGGCGAGTGCTGGAAACCCAGCCGCTCGACGCGTTCACCCCCGACACCCCGACGACAGTGGACGAACTCGTCGAGCACCTCGCGCTCGTGCGTGCCCGGGGCTATGACATCTGCGACGACGAACTGGACCGCGGCGTGTGGGCGGTCGCGGCACCGGTGTTCACCTCGACGGGTGCGGTGGCGGCGAGCGTCACGCTGGCCGCGGCCGGCGGCCGGATGCGCGAACGCGACGCGCGCGCCGCGGCGACGGACGCGGTGCTCACCGCCGCGCGCGAGCTGTCGGCCGAGCTCGGGTTCACCGGCGGCGAGGTCACGACCGCCACCGGTGGCGCGGCGAGGAGCGCGCGATGA
- a CDS encoding dihydroorotase, whose protein sequence is MTALGNVVLSGVSPLGGDPVDVVVRAGRIAGFRPAGTSPAPEVVDAAGLVLLPAFVDLHTHLREPGGEEAETIATGTAAAAAGGYSDVFAMANCSPVTDSPERVEHVLGLAERTASARVHAVGAITEGLAGQRLAPLAAMAGAGARMFSDDGRCVDDPVLVREALAVAARTGTVIAQHAQCGRLAGSGQINAGPAAERTGLPPWPSTGEETIVARDVVLAADAGAALHVCHVSTARTVALVRWAKAQGWPVTAEVTPHHLLLTDTDAATAQTRYKVNPPLRSAQDVAALREALRDGTIDAVATDHAPHPAAAKAADWCGAPFGMTGLETALAVVVEALGADWALVAERMAHAPARIGGITGVAGRPIAAGEPATFTLVDPRARWTVDPADTAGRSHNTPFEGLTFTHRPVATVVDGHVTADRGGLFPGSTR, encoded by the coding sequence ATGACCGCGCTCGGGAACGTGGTCCTGTCCGGGGTCTCCCCACTCGGCGGCGACCCCGTGGACGTCGTCGTGCGCGCCGGCCGGATCGCCGGGTTCCGGCCCGCCGGCACCAGTCCTGCGCCGGAGGTTGTCGACGCCGCCGGGCTCGTGCTGCTGCCCGCCTTCGTCGACCTGCACACGCACCTGCGCGAGCCCGGGGGCGAGGAAGCCGAGACCATCGCCACGGGGACCGCCGCGGCGGCCGCCGGTGGCTACTCCGACGTGTTCGCCATGGCCAACTGCTCGCCCGTCACCGACTCTCCCGAGCGGGTCGAGCACGTGCTCGGCCTCGCCGAGCGCACCGCCTCGGCCCGCGTGCACGCGGTCGGCGCCATCACCGAAGGCCTGGCGGGACAACGGCTCGCGCCGCTGGCGGCCATGGCCGGGGCGGGCGCCAGGATGTTCTCCGACGACGGGCGCTGCGTCGACGACCCCGTGCTCGTGCGCGAGGCCCTCGCCGTCGCCGCCCGCACCGGCACCGTCATCGCGCAGCACGCGCAGTGCGGCCGGCTCGCCGGCTCCGGCCAGATCAACGCCGGACCCGCGGCCGAGCGCACCGGGCTGCCGCCGTGGCCGTCGACGGGCGAGGAAACGATCGTCGCGCGTGACGTGGTGCTGGCGGCCGACGCCGGGGCAGCGCTGCACGTGTGCCACGTGTCCACGGCCCGCACGGTCGCTCTCGTGCGCTGGGCCAAGGCGCAGGGCTGGCCGGTGACGGCCGAGGTGACCCCGCACCACCTGCTGCTCACCGACACCGACGCTGCGACCGCCCAGACCCGCTACAAGGTCAACCCACCGCTGCGCTCGGCCCAGGACGTGGCCGCGCTGCGGGAGGCCTTGCGCGACGGCACGATCGACGCCGTCGCCACCGACCACGCGCCGCACCCCGCCGCGGCGAAGGCGGCCGACTGGTGCGGGGCGCCGTTCGGCATGACCGGGCTGGAGACGGCGCTCGCGGTCGTGGTGGAAGCACTCGGCGCGGACTGGGCCCTGGTGGCCGAGCGCATGGCGCACGCGCCCGCGCGGATCGGCGGTATCACCGGCGTCGCGGGCCGCCCGATCGCCGCCGGCGAACCCGCGACGTTCACCCTCGTCGACCCGCGGGCGCGCTGGACGGTCGACCCGGCCGACACCGCCGGCCGGTCGCACAACACCCCGTTCGAAGGCCTGACTTTCACCCACCGGCCCGTCGCGACCGTCGTCGACGGGCACGTCACCGCCGACCGCGGCGGGCTCTTCCCCGGGAGTACCCGATGA